The DNA sequence ATTGAGCCATTCGCCATTAGCGCCCACGCGGTGCGTCGCGCCGCTATCCAGCCGGGAGAACAGGTGCTGGTAGTCGGTGCGGGTCCCATTGGCCTCGGGGCAGCGGCTATTGCCAAAGCGGACGGGGCCCAGGTGGTGGTGGCGGATACCAGCCCGGCGCGGCGCGATCATGTGGCGCAGCACCTTGGCCTGACAACGCTCGACCCTTCCGACCCGCTGTTTACCGAACAGCTGTGCGCCACGTTTGGTGGCTCTCTGGCGCAGAAAGTGATCGACGCGACGGGGAATCAGCATGCGATGAACAACACGGTTAATTTAATCCGCCACGGCGGCAGCATTATTTTCGTCGGCCTGTTTAAGGGCGAACTGCAGTTTTCGGACCCGGAGTTTCATAAGAAAGAGACAACCATGATGGGCAGCCGTAATGCGACGGAAGAGGATTTTGCCAAAGTCGGGAGACTGATGACCGAAGGGAAAGTGGCCGCCAGGATGATGCTGACCCATCGCTACGATTTCAAATCTTTGGCTGAAGTCTATGAAAGTGAAGTGATTAACAATCGCCAGCTGATCAAAGGCGTCATTCATTTTTAGCAGGGAAGACCATGAAAACGTTAAACAGAAAAGATTTCCCGGGAGCGCAGTATCCGACCCGTGCGATCCAGTTCGGCGAAGGCAACTTCCTGCGAGCGTTTATTGACTGGCAGCTGGATCTGTTGAATGAGAAAACCGATCTGGCGGCGGGAGTTACCATTGTTCGCCCAATCAACACCGAGTTTCCGCCGTCGTTAAATACCCAGGACGGGCTTTACACCACGGTGATCCGC is a window from the Klebsiella oxytoca genome containing:
- a CDS encoding zinc-binding alcohol dehydrogenase family protein — encoded protein: MTSMNTLVCQEAKKFIWEKRQIPIPGDDEVLIKIKAVGICGTDIHAWGGNQPFFSYPRVLGHEICGEIIGLGKNILNLKSGQQVAVIPYVACRQCPACLSGRTNCCEKISVIGVHRDGGFSEYLSVPVKNLLVVDDVDPEAVALIEPFAISAHAVRRAAIQPGEQVLVVGAGPIGLGAAAIAKADGAQVVVADTSPARRDHVAQHLGLTTLDPSDPLFTEQLCATFGGSLAQKVIDATGNQHAMNNTVNLIRHGGSIIFVGLFKGELQFSDPEFHKKETTMMGSRNATEEDFAKVGRLMTEGKVAARMMLTHRYDFKSLAEVYESEVINNRQLIKGVIHF